The following coding sequences lie in one Leucobacter allii genomic window:
- a CDS encoding phage tail tape measure protein, translated as MTLRAAELEVLYTVNTDQVQKAEKDVRASGERLEKKPISTKIESDEASAIAGMDRVEGEAKRLVSADTVVKLDAEIDRAEKGIDRTKARLEDLQVKADAGLDVKADTARAEAQLQKMERSLAGLKDARTRIELDADASAALAALGQVESGTKRLVSADVVAKVDADITSATRNVTRIQAELEVLNAQEPSPRVLVDISRAESRLDTAQKKLASLEGARATMEIDADTSSAEASFNEAEAAAGASGAESGAAFSSSVITALASIPIAGAIIGVGAAAGKLLVDEFQDALKIEVRQDRLQALTGIDESDAQRLGRAAGEAYAGTFGESIEANMDTARLALQFDLIDADSSTRSSQRVIEGLSGISDVLDEDVRPIAAAVTTMLSTGLVKSADEAFDLIAVGAREGVNRNEDLIDTLTEYPTLFSKLGLSGEEALGLVSQGMRAGARNSDLAADALKEFQIRATDASEASAEGFAAIGLNAEEMTAKIAAGGDGAREGLAQVLDGLREMEDPVARNAAAVKLFGTQAEDLGDSLFAMDLSTAVDQLGSVTGAAQKMFDTLKDNDATKMEQAQRNIEVAADGIKGALASAFADPLGEAADWVSQNRGPVLDFFRDLVNGAIDFGVQMVEGTADTTLAFGEFVSGPLASAVEGLRGLIKLINPLQDMSEIDGLIEDMRGFDEQTEIAAESIRSLTGGLETARDKANELLDPAVAMGYLNDASLSLASSIDEIGYSADGARIALDDIDLSHLAASESGALLESQIRAATSALNDELAAAIQAGEGQDDLAARYNAGTDALVAQLTQMGLTEDQAWELINSYNQIPGEKRTTLSDNAVERKVEIDGLRVKIKTLPDGHVEIHADTTPASNALNIWMREAPKVLTVEAQMKWVGQNSNPMLRNHDGGVLEFMADGGLRGLSPMQPIAQMVPANTWRVVGDRGDVPEAYVPLDGSTRSWAILLEALSRMPGSMRPMADGGILGAPATPSRPSTPVNISIQVTTNDPHPDLFARRLGQSLEEVLNA; from the coding sequence GTGACGCTGCGCGCGGCCGAACTCGAAGTCCTCTACACCGTGAACACCGACCAGGTGCAGAAGGCCGAGAAGGACGTGCGCGCGTCCGGGGAACGGCTCGAGAAGAAGCCCATCTCCACGAAGATCGAGTCGGACGAAGCCAGCGCGATCGCCGGCATGGACCGTGTCGAAGGCGAAGCCAAGCGCCTCGTCTCCGCCGACACCGTCGTGAAGCTCGACGCCGAGATCGACCGAGCCGAGAAGGGCATCGACCGCACCAAGGCGCGGCTCGAGGACCTGCAGGTGAAGGCCGACGCCGGCCTAGACGTGAAGGCCGACACGGCGCGTGCCGAAGCGCAGCTGCAGAAGATGGAGCGCAGCCTCGCCGGTCTGAAGGACGCTCGCACGAGAATCGAGCTCGACGCCGATGCGAGTGCCGCGCTCGCCGCTCTCGGGCAGGTGGAGTCGGGCACGAAGCGTCTCGTCTCCGCGGACGTGGTCGCGAAGGTCGACGCTGACATCACGTCCGCGACTCGGAACGTGACCCGTATCCAGGCAGAGCTCGAGGTGCTGAACGCGCAGGAGCCGTCGCCTCGCGTGCTGGTCGACATCTCGCGCGCGGAGTCCCGCCTCGACACTGCACAGAAGAAGCTCGCAAGCCTCGAGGGTGCGCGGGCGACGATGGAGATCGACGCTGACACCTCGTCCGCAGAAGCCTCGTTCAACGAAGCAGAGGCCGCGGCGGGAGCGTCCGGCGCCGAATCCGGCGCCGCTTTCAGCTCGAGCGTCATCACCGCGCTCGCCTCGATCCCGATCGCGGGCGCGATCATCGGCGTCGGCGCCGCGGCGGGCAAGCTGCTCGTCGACGAGTTCCAGGACGCCCTCAAGATCGAGGTGCGCCAGGATCGGTTGCAGGCGCTCACCGGCATCGATGAGAGCGACGCGCAGCGGCTCGGTCGCGCCGCCGGCGAAGCCTATGCCGGCACCTTCGGCGAGTCCATCGAGGCGAACATGGACACCGCACGACTCGCCCTACAGTTCGACCTCATCGACGCGGATTCCAGCACCCGGAGCTCTCAGCGCGTCATCGAGGGGCTGTCCGGGATCTCCGACGTGCTCGACGAGGACGTGCGCCCAATTGCGGCCGCCGTCACCACGATGCTCAGCACGGGACTCGTGAAGTCCGCAGACGAGGCATTCGACCTGATCGCCGTCGGCGCCCGCGAGGGCGTCAACCGCAACGAGGATCTGATCGACACACTCACCGAGTACCCGACGCTTTTCTCGAAACTCGGACTCTCCGGTGAGGAGGCACTGGGACTCGTGAGCCAGGGCATGCGCGCCGGCGCGCGCAACTCCGATCTCGCGGCAGACGCCTTGAAGGAGTTCCAGATCCGCGCGACCGATGCGTCCGAGGCCAGCGCCGAGGGCTTCGCAGCGATCGGACTGAACGCCGAGGAGATGACGGCCAAGATCGCCGCCGGCGGCGACGGCGCGCGCGAAGGGCTCGCGCAGGTCCTCGACGGACTCCGCGAGATGGAAGACCCGGTCGCCAGGAACGCGGCAGCAGTGAAGCTCTTCGGTACCCAGGCCGAGGACCTCGGAGACTCGCTCTTCGCGATGGACCTCTCGACTGCCGTCGACCAGCTCGGTAGCGTGACCGGCGCCGCGCAGAAGATGTTCGACACCCTGAAGGACAACGACGCGACCAAGATGGAGCAGGCACAGCGCAACATCGAAGTCGCCGCGGACGGCATCAAGGGAGCGCTCGCGTCGGCCTTCGCGGATCCCCTCGGTGAGGCCGCAGATTGGGTGTCGCAGAACCGTGGCCCCGTGCTCGATTTCTTCCGAGATCTCGTCAACGGCGCGATCGACTTCGGCGTGCAGATGGTGGAGGGGACGGCCGATACGACGCTCGCGTTCGGCGAGTTCGTGTCCGGGCCGCTCGCCTCCGCAGTGGAGGGCCTACGCGGACTGATCAAGCTGATCAACCCGCTGCAGGATATGTCCGAGATCGACGGCCTCATCGAGGACATGCGCGGTTTCGACGAGCAGACCGAGATCGCCGCGGAGAGCATCCGGTCCCTCACCGGGGGACTCGAGACCGCGCGCGACAAGGCGAACGAACTCCTCGACCCCGCAGTCGCCATGGGGTACCTCAACGACGCGAGCCTCTCGCTCGCGTCCTCGATCGACGAGATCGGGTACTCCGCGGATGGTGCGCGGATCGCGCTCGATGACATCGACCTGTCGCACCTTGCGGCATCGGAGTCCGGCGCGCTGCTCGAGTCGCAGATCCGTGCGGCGACGTCGGCGCTGAACGACGAGCTCGCCGCCGCGATCCAGGCAGGGGAGGGGCAGGACGATCTGGCCGCGCGCTACAACGCCGGCACGGACGCGCTCGTGGCGCAGCTCACGCAGATGGGACTCACTGAGGACCAGGCGTGGGAGCTCATCAACTCCTACAACCAGATCCCGGGGGAGAAGCGCACCACCCTCTCCGACAACGCCGTAGAGCGGAAGGTTGAGATCGACGGCCTGCGGGTCAAGATCAAGACTTTGCCCGACGGTCATGTCGAGATCCACGCCGACACGACCCCGGCATCCAACGCGCTGAACATCTGGATGCGGGAAGCGCCGAAGGTGCTGACTGTCGAAGCGCAGATGAAGTGGGTGGGCCAAAACTCGAACCCGATGCTGAGGAACCATGACGGCGGCGTGCTGGAGTTCATGGCCGACGGTGGACTGCGCGGCCTCAGCCCCATGCAGCCGATCGCGCAGATGGTCCCAGCGAACACCTGGCGCGTTGTCGGCGATCGCGGGGACGTCCCCGAAGCGTACGTGCCGCTCGACGGGTCCACCCGTTCGTGGGCGATCCTCCTCGAGGCGCTCAGCCGCATGCCCGGATCCATGCGACCCATGGCCGACGGCGGAATCCTCGGCGCACCAGCCACCCCGTCCCGACCGAGCACGCCGGTGAACATCTCGATCCAGGTCACCACCAACGACCCGCACCCCGACCTGTTCGCTCGTCGGCTCGGACAAAGCCTCGAGGAGGTACTCAATGCCTGA
- a CDS encoding DUF7426 family protein, with the protein MGGASAGPDARGRTYKVQPPSVEAAAQVLAAAVRGEVNLGIHEGPIPEEVESILRTIKPGTHPALGSVYDELIADGVHEVTVDRMAYYAVFYWARGKPYADKIATVLWTPRELAEAEEGGESAPKGS; encoded by the coding sequence GTGGGCGGTGCCAGCGCTGGACCTGACGCTCGGGGCCGCACCTACAAGGTGCAGCCCCCGAGCGTCGAGGCGGCGGCGCAGGTGCTCGCCGCCGCGGTGCGCGGTGAGGTGAACCTCGGCATCCATGAAGGGCCCATCCCCGAGGAAGTCGAGAGCATCCTGCGCACCATCAAGCCCGGTACCCACCCTGCCCTCGGCAGCGTGTACGACGAGCTCATCGCTGACGGCGTCCACGAGGTGACCGTCGACCGCATGGCTTACTACGCCGTCTTCTACTGGGCGCGCGGCAAGCCGTACGCGGACAAGATCGCGACGGTCCTGTGGACGCCCCGGGAGCTTGCGGAGGCGGAGGAAGGCGGCGAGTCAGCCCCAAAAGGCTCGTGA
- a CDS encoding phage tail tube protein produces the protein MNARVPLPAGHSLGKSFEHGLDINLGLPGSPEWQSVRRMSAWAPTYPETTEAVTSYDDLGASNEDVTGRSFATAFTVQANRSLTTGLYLPEVEVLLAASRAKGEAAVVDVRWYHKPEFGTPNPTDAGRANCRVSVSRQNTGDAQNEILAVTLTGKGEFEKIPNPFTGWGATVPVLAGLTPAGAGTGDLVVLNGAGLLGATSITVDGDPAEDMVVISASSVAFILPVGDAGDVPIIVTTAAGSSAPLTYTRGA, from the coding sequence ATGAACGCTCGCGTTCCCCTTCCCGCCGGGCACTCGCTCGGCAAGTCCTTCGAGCACGGGCTCGACATCAACCTCGGGCTTCCGGGCTCCCCTGAGTGGCAGAGCGTCCGGCGCATGAGCGCATGGGCGCCCACCTACCCGGAGACCACGGAAGCCGTCACGTCCTATGACGATCTCGGCGCATCTAACGAGGATGTGACCGGCCGCAGCTTCGCGACCGCGTTCACGGTTCAGGCGAACCGATCCCTGACCACGGGCCTCTACCTCCCCGAGGTGGAGGTGCTCCTCGCCGCGTCCCGCGCGAAGGGCGAGGCCGCCGTCGTCGACGTGCGCTGGTACCACAAGCCGGAGTTCGGTACCCCGAACCCGACGGATGCCGGCCGTGCCAACTGCCGCGTTTCCGTGTCGCGCCAGAACACCGGCGACGCGCAGAACGAGATCCTCGCCGTCACGCTCACCGGCAAGGGCGAGTTCGAGAAGATCCCGAACCCGTTCACCGGATGGGGAGCCACCGTACCGGTCCTCGCCGGCCTCACCCCGGCCGGCGCTGGCACCGGGGATCTGGTCGTTCTCAACGGCGCCGGACTCCTCGGCGCCACCTCGATCACCGTCGACGGCGACCCTGCCGAGGACATGGTCGTGATCAGCGCCTCCTCGGTCGCGTTCATCCTCCCGGTGGGCGATGCGGGCGACGTCCCGATCATCGTCACGACCGCTGCGGGATCGTCCGCACCGCTCACCTACACCCGAGGAGCGTGA
- a CDS encoding minor capsid protein, which yields MDDATLTRRICRILARLPGWDGPELAKHAGADVAIFYGAIGEKPDRAVGVRVYADVVRGDDAREARRIQLRLRGARDAPDDADQMASVAHAVLDGIARTDGLNAARRESFTQLGADQNRREQRSDNYLIIIDNLEALT from the coding sequence GTGGATGATGCGACTCTCACGCGACGTATCTGCCGGATCCTCGCCCGCCTTCCCGGGTGGGACGGTCCCGAGCTCGCGAAGCATGCCGGCGCAGACGTCGCGATCTTCTACGGCGCGATCGGCGAGAAGCCAGATCGCGCCGTAGGGGTGCGCGTCTATGCCGACGTGGTGCGCGGGGATGACGCCCGCGAAGCGCGGCGCATTCAACTGCGTCTTCGTGGTGCGCGCGACGCCCCGGACGACGCCGACCAGATGGCGAGCGTCGCGCACGCCGTCCTCGACGGGATCGCCCGAACCGACGGGCTGAATGCCGCCCGCCGGGAATCCTTCACGCAGCTCGGCGCCGACCAGAACCGGCGCGAGCAGCGATCCGACAACTACTTGATCATCATCGACAACCTGGAGGCACTCACATGA
- a CDS encoding capsid cement protein: MSKSYLPLFRPGDTVTFNVTAAVTAGQVVQVGATDMSVAPAAAASASVVGVAGHDAAIGDKLTVEVGKPIHELKAVGAITRGQKLEAAAAGGVRTLAEGAAIFLALTSAADGAAVRAIQL; the protein is encoded by the coding sequence GTGTCCAAGAGCTACCTCCCGCTGTTCCGTCCCGGTGACACCGTCACCTTCAATGTCACCGCGGCGGTGACGGCCGGCCAGGTCGTGCAGGTGGGCGCCACCGACATGTCCGTCGCGCCGGCCGCGGCCGCGTCGGCGAGCGTGGTCGGCGTCGCCGGCCATGACGCCGCGATCGGCGACAAGCTGACCGTCGAGGTCGGCAAGCCCATCCACGAGCTCAAGGCCGTGGGTGCGATCACACGCGGCCAGAAGCTCGAGGCCGCCGCTGCCGGCGGCGTGCGCACCCTCGCCGAGGGTGCGGCGATCTTCCTCGCCCTCACGTCCGCCGCGGACGGCGCCGCCGTCCGCGCCATCCAGCTCTGA
- a CDS encoding head maturation protease, ClpP-related gives MQKEDGAVTLRLYEPIDSWGEYWGVSAKEFAEALDQIPDSTSEIRLLINSPGGEVWEGLAILNALRAHSARVVAVVEGIAASAASFIAAGVDELVMMKNSELFIHNAWGIAIGNAETMTKTAEDLAHIDGNLAAIYAEKAGTPAEQWLALMGDDTYFSAEEAVEAGLADRIEGVGDAAAARARFDLSHLSARASRVEPTVPASEPGATNRKENVVARDDSNADTRDRLGTTETETEQPAAEATAQPTTEAPAAPAAAAQSTTVTLDRGQFEELQANARSGAEALAELNKQRRDGMIEDALRDGRISSSTRDTWRAQLDDNEAATAKLLEGLQKNKIPVVETGHTVETSAEDAAYNRVYGPTEKGA, from the coding sequence GTGCAGAAAGAGGACGGGGCCGTCACACTTCGGCTCTACGAACCGATCGATTCCTGGGGGGAGTACTGGGGCGTTTCCGCGAAGGAGTTCGCCGAGGCGCTCGACCAGATCCCCGATAGCACGAGTGAGATCCGGCTGCTGATCAACTCGCCCGGAGGCGAAGTGTGGGAGGGGCTCGCGATCTTGAACGCGCTGCGCGCCCACTCCGCCCGCGTGGTCGCCGTCGTCGAGGGCATCGCGGCTTCGGCCGCGAGCTTCATCGCGGCTGGCGTCGACGAGCTCGTGATGATGAAGAACTCGGAGCTCTTCATCCACAACGCGTGGGGCATCGCGATCGGCAACGCCGAGACGATGACCAAGACCGCCGAGGACCTGGCGCACATCGACGGCAACCTCGCCGCGATCTACGCCGAGAAGGCGGGCACGCCGGCCGAGCAGTGGCTCGCGCTCATGGGCGACGACACCTACTTCTCCGCCGAGGAAGCGGTCGAGGCGGGACTCGCCGACCGGATCGAAGGAGTGGGTGACGCTGCGGCGGCGCGCGCTCGCTTCGATCTCTCCCATCTCTCGGCGCGCGCTTCGCGCGTCGAGCCGACGGTCCCGGCATCCGAGCCGGGCGCCACCAACCGAAAGGAGAACGTCGTGGCACGCGACGATTCGAACGCGGACACCCGCGACCGGCTCGGAACCACCGAGACCGAAACCGAGCAGCCGGCGGCCGAAGCCACCGCGCAGCCCACCACCGAGGCCCCGGCCGCCCCTGCGGCGGCCGCGCAGTCGACCACGGTCACGCTCGATCGCGGTCAGTTCGAGGAGCTGCAGGCTAATGCGCGGTCGGGTGCGGAAGCGCTCGCCGAGCTCAACAAGCAGCGCCGCGACGGCATGATCGAGGATGCGCTGCGGGATGGCCGCATCTCGTCGTCGACGCGCGACACGTGGCGCGCCCAGCTCGATGACAACGAGGCCGCCACCGCGAAGCTTCTCGAGGGGCTGCAGAAGAACAAGATCCCGGTTGTCGAGACCGGGCACACCGTGGAGACCAGCGCCGAGGACGCGGCCTACAACCGCGTCTACGGCCCGACCGAGAAGGGGGCATGA
- a CDS encoding DUF935 domain-containing protein: MAEETGYQVDILPGWGRIAEEAHEKNPDLVWPQSIEVFDQMRREDSQVSSVHRAVTLPIRRTEWMIDPAGARDEVVEHVAANLGLPIKGREWVAPPRERDRFSWDEHLRLALLELVYGHSIFEQVYRIDAFGRAHIAKLAWRPPRSIKDFEVATDGGLVAIEQHPLNGVRKIRIPVDRLVVYVHEREGGNWIGHSLLRSAYKNWKLKDRMLRAQALTIERNGLGIPVYYGAEMPEGVPPEQHDEWAKSERESGLKIVKGLRAGETAGVSAPAKAKLELMGVTGKLPDTDGPIRYHDEQIARGLLAHFLNLGTETGSWALGSTFANFFTDSLNALAQQVEDVAQQHIVEDLVDLNWGEHEPAPRIVAAAIGSEHPATAEAVKALIECGAITPDPKLEAHMRAQYGLPVLDAQAAALGIDVKTLTTVRELAETLQKLYLAVDPVITQKEARDMIRSTGYQLDPDPEEGPDEPIPPEPGDEPDSDPGAGPDARAERGRGRHTSALRTDRFLGGVLGRFREGVRRGARPDPR, encoded by the coding sequence TTGGCTGAGGAGACCGGCTACCAGGTCGACATCCTTCCCGGTTGGGGGAGGATCGCAGAGGAAGCGCACGAGAAGAATCCGGACCTCGTCTGGCCGCAGTCGATCGAGGTGTTCGATCAGATGCGCCGCGAGGACTCGCAGGTGAGTTCCGTGCACCGCGCGGTCACGCTCCCGATCCGGCGCACGGAGTGGATGATCGATCCCGCCGGCGCGCGGGACGAGGTCGTCGAGCACGTCGCAGCGAACCTCGGCCTGCCAATCAAGGGGCGGGAGTGGGTCGCTCCGCCGCGCGAGCGGGACCGATTCTCGTGGGACGAGCATCTGCGGCTGGCACTGCTCGAGCTCGTCTACGGCCACTCGATCTTCGAGCAGGTCTACCGGATCGACGCGTTCGGGCGGGCGCACATCGCAAAGCTCGCGTGGCGGCCACCACGTTCAATCAAGGACTTCGAGGTCGCAACCGACGGCGGGCTGGTCGCGATCGAACAGCATCCCCTGAACGGGGTGCGGAAGATCCGGATCCCCGTCGACCGGCTCGTCGTCTACGTGCACGAACGCGAGGGCGGCAACTGGATCGGGCACTCGCTGCTCCGTTCGGCCTACAAGAACTGGAAGCTGAAGGATCGCATGCTCCGCGCTCAGGCGCTGACGATCGAGCGGAACGGGCTCGGCATCCCCGTCTACTACGGCGCGGAGATGCCGGAGGGTGTACCGCCCGAGCAGCACGACGAGTGGGCGAAGTCGGAACGCGAGTCGGGTCTGAAGATCGTGAAGGGGCTGCGCGCAGGCGAGACGGCCGGCGTCTCTGCTCCCGCGAAGGCGAAGCTCGAGCTGATGGGAGTCACCGGCAAACTGCCGGACACCGACGGGCCGATCCGTTACCACGACGAGCAGATCGCGCGCGGTCTGCTCGCGCACTTCCTGAACCTCGGCACCGAGACCGGTAGCTGGGCGCTCGGCAGCACGTTCGCGAACTTCTTCACCGACTCGCTGAACGCCCTCGCGCAGCAGGTCGAGGACGTCGCTCAGCAGCACATCGTTGAGGACCTGGTCGATCTCAATTGGGGCGAGCACGAGCCGGCCCCGCGCATCGTCGCGGCCGCGATCGGGTCGGAGCATCCCGCCACGGCGGAAGCCGTGAAGGCGCTGATCGAATGCGGCGCGATCACACCGGACCCGAAGCTCGAAGCGCACATGCGCGCGCAGTACGGGCTCCCCGTGCTCGACGCTCAGGCCGCCGCACTCGGCATCGACGTGAAGACGCTTACGACCGTGCGCGAACTCGCCGAGACGCTGCAGAAGCTCTACCTCGCAGTCGACCCGGTGATCACCCAGAAGGAGGCCCGGGACATGATCCGGTCCACCGGATACCAGCTCGACCCTGACCCTGAGGAGGGACCAGATGAACCCATTCCGCCGGAGCCCGGAGACGAACCGGATTCCGATCCTGGCGCAGGCCCCGACGCCCGTGCAGAAAGAGGACGGGGCCGTCACACTTCGGCTCTACGAACCGATCGATTCCTGGGGGGAGTACTGGGGCGTTTCCGCGAAGGAGTTCGCCGAGGCGCTCGACCAGATCCCCGATAG
- a CDS encoding phage terminase family protein has protein sequence MAEKQYGRTVPRLWTKPLRELTPETTLGFEVIAFATYVLGVTLYPWQEWLLKHALELRPDGSYRFRRVVVLVARQQGKSMLAAVLAAWWLFIDSTRHPDRVPPLKFKVIGTAQNLDIAREPWSMVKTWCDPEPETDEEAELTIEALREATKRVSDTNGKEAIFARSKAHYEIRAGKNARGKPAARVIMDELREQLDDLTWNSLAHTTKSFYNGMLFGLSNAGTAASVVLRRLRSAALDDMRSFEEYVDSGLMDAEEYANGHDVSLGLFEWSAPDGCAKDDPEAILQANPSIGYGAMTVQSAIADIRTMTDAGYRTEVLCQWVTAQVDSYIDIRDWKLRQHKPSKIKIPKGSRTVWSIDMSEDRRTTWVAAAVYTTKGKVFTTVRTARPGWKWAVAYVKELAEASGQREVAISSKGCGAMELIPDLEAEGLHVHALDGNDFALATGHFNDLVYDKDLVLVAQPDVDLGIEGGVTRKYQDNKAWDRGKSLPVDIAGVIAETQAAYALTRLSAPKPTASPSPPPPAEVLTNTTAFAVDDFNPADASF, from the coding sequence ATGGCTGAGAAGCAGTACGGCCGCACCGTACCCCGGCTGTGGACGAAGCCGCTGCGCGAGCTCACCCCGGAGACCACGCTTGGCTTCGAGGTCATCGCCTTCGCCACCTACGTCCTCGGCGTCACCCTCTACCCGTGGCAGGAGTGGCTGCTCAAGCACGCGCTCGAGCTGCGCCCCGACGGCTCCTACCGCTTCCGCCGCGTCGTGGTGCTCGTCGCCCGCCAGCAGGGCAAGTCGATGCTCGCGGCGGTGCTCGCCGCCTGGTGGCTGTTCATCGACTCGACCCGCCACCCCGACCGGGTGCCGCCGCTCAAGTTCAAGGTGATCGGCACCGCGCAGAACCTCGACATCGCGCGCGAGCCGTGGTCGATGGTGAAGACCTGGTGCGACCCCGAGCCCGAGACCGACGAAGAGGCCGAGCTCACGATCGAGGCCCTGCGTGAAGCGACGAAGCGGGTCTCCGACACCAACGGCAAGGAAGCGATCTTCGCCCGCTCGAAGGCGCACTACGAGATCCGCGCCGGCAAGAACGCGCGCGGCAAGCCCGCCGCGCGCGTCATCATGGACGAGCTGCGCGAGCAGCTCGACGACCTCACCTGGAACTCGCTCGCGCACACCACCAAGAGCTTCTACAACGGCATGCTCTTCGGCCTCTCCAACGCCGGCACCGCCGCCTCCGTCGTGCTCCGCCGACTCCGCTCTGCCGCGCTGGATGACATGCGCTCGTTCGAGGAGTACGTCGACTCCGGGCTGATGGATGCCGAGGAGTACGCCAACGGGCACGACGTCTCCCTCGGCCTGTTCGAGTGGTCGGCGCCGGACGGCTGCGCGAAGGACGACCCCGAAGCGATCCTGCAGGCGAACCCCTCGATCGGGTACGGCGCGATGACGGTGCAGTCGGCGATTGCCGACATCCGCACGATGACCGACGCTGGCTACCGCACCGAGGTCCTCTGCCAGTGGGTCACCGCGCAGGTGGACTCCTACATCGACATCCGCGATTGGAAGCTACGCCAGCACAAGCCGTCGAAGATCAAGATCCCGAAGGGCTCGCGCACCGTCTGGTCGATCGACATGTCGGAGGACCGCCGCACGACGTGGGTCGCGGCCGCCGTCTACACGACGAAGGGCAAGGTGTTCACCACGGTGCGCACCGCTCGTCCCGGGTGGAAATGGGCGGTCGCCTACGTGAAGGAACTCGCGGAGGCCTCGGGTCAGCGCGAGGTCGCGATCAGCTCGAAGGGTTGCGGCGCGATGGAACTCATCCCCGACCTCGAGGCCGAAGGGCTCCACGTCCACGCGCTCGACGGCAACGACTTCGCGCTCGCCACCGGGCACTTCAACGACCTGGTGTACGACAAGGACCTCGTACTCGTCGCGCAGCCCGACGTCGACCTCGGCATCGAGGGCGGTGTCACCCGCAAGTACCAGGACAACAAGGCCTGGGATCGCGGCAAGTCGCTGCCGGTCGACATCGCCGGCGTGATCGCCGAGACGCAGGCGGCGTACGCGCTGACGCGTCTTTCCGCGCCGAAGCCGACGGCATCCCCGTCCCCGCCTCCGCCCGCGGAGGTTCTGACCAACACCACCGCATTCGCCGTCGACGACTTCAACCCGGCGGACGCGAGCTTCTAG
- a CDS encoding terminase small subunit: MSAEKDLQALELRRAGAPIPRIMSVVGFKTREGCENAIARAMRAQGVVSDPIALRALELDRLDRLHFGVWTKAVGGDPAAVDRVLAITEMRLRITGIIEAGLTPLTSAYDQTIDSLELKDIDQALVALGRRYCEQVDAASGLGDPTSVTKALHLIPHVVNVLRELGATPAVRGAVTARAPKPPEASGSTKGGAKVTGITEFMNQHGMKA; the protein is encoded by the coding sequence ATGTCCGCGGAGAAGGATCTCCAGGCGCTCGAGCTCCGGCGCGCCGGCGCCCCGATACCGCGCATCATGAGCGTGGTCGGATTCAAGACCCGCGAGGGCTGTGAGAACGCGATCGCGCGCGCGATGCGCGCACAGGGCGTCGTCTCGGATCCGATCGCGCTGCGCGCGCTCGAGTTGGATCGACTCGACCGTCTGCACTTCGGCGTGTGGACCAAGGCCGTCGGCGGTGACCCGGCCGCGGTCGACCGCGTGCTCGCGATCACGGAGATGCGGCTGCGCATCACCGGCATCATCGAGGCAGGCCTCACGCCGCTGACGAGCGCCTACGACCAGACCATCGACTCGCTCGAGCTCAAGGACATCGACCAGGCGCTCGTCGCGCTCGGCCGCCGCTACTGCGAGCAGGTCGACGCCGCGAGTGGACTCGGCGACCCGACCTCGGTGACCAAGGCGTTGCACCTGATCCCGCACGTCGTGAACGTGCTGCGCGAGCTCGGCGCGACGCCGGCGGTGCGCGGTGCGGTGACGGCTCGCGCACCGAAACCGCCCGAGGCCTCCGGCAGCACGAAGGGCGGGGCGAAGGTGACGGGCATCACCGAGTTCATGAACCAGCACGGCATGAAGGCCTGA